The following coding sequences lie in one Candidatus Nitrospira allomarina genomic window:
- a CDS encoding GGDEF domain-containing protein, producing MTPELEKKLQSCPSLPSPTNVAIQIINLANEPEIDLYSFIRILNCDPALASKILRIANSPIYPYCKKVESLHQAVLVLGLNATISLALSFSLMESLQTSRGTGLDYGLYWKRALLAGTASRVLGTACGLAEIEELYLSSLMQDLGMLALDQVFPDLYNPPDLDQTSHASIISHEFQLLGVNHAAVGSWLLTQWNFPDRLRLAVAGSDDPSRIPQGDERAKFVYCVSLAGKIAEIFLRDSHGTYLQAVREDAHTSLNLTSAGLMEVLETTQGLLPETEKIFRTDLETWTDPQAILEKAREALLLRSLQTIKEVQELQQNNAAMEAKFHNLEEIHRHDPLTGALTRASLDKYLETSFKHALASNECLTLVFGDLDKFKSVNDTYGHQAGDMVLQSTAHLLRSNLRTTDSVGRYGGEEFVLILPKASSTTAIMVCERILSAFRDTTHEIAEDRRINVTISLGIATHTPDHPYPTITNLLHDADEAVYYSKIHGGNRHTSYDKIQTEQSV from the coding sequence ATGACACCAGAACTTGAAAAGAAACTACAATCCTGCCCAAGCCTTCCAAGCCCGACAAACGTCGCCATACAAATCATCAACTTAGCCAATGAACCGGAAATCGACCTCTACAGTTTCATCAGAATTCTCAATTGCGACCCGGCTCTGGCTAGTAAAATCCTACGAATCGCCAATTCTCCGATATACCCATATTGCAAAAAAGTTGAAAGTCTTCACCAAGCAGTGTTGGTCCTTGGTCTCAACGCGACTATTTCTCTGGCCCTCTCCTTTTCATTAATGGAATCCCTACAAACCAGTCGGGGAACCGGCCTGGACTATGGGTTGTATTGGAAACGTGCACTTTTGGCAGGAACGGCTAGCCGTGTCCTTGGAACGGCCTGTGGGTTGGCTGAAATTGAAGAGTTATATCTTTCGAGTCTGATGCAAGATTTGGGAATGCTCGCCCTCGATCAGGTATTCCCTGACCTGTACAATCCCCCTGACCTGGATCAAACCTCCCATGCCAGTATCATCTCCCATGAATTCCAACTCCTAGGAGTCAATCATGCTGCCGTGGGAAGTTGGCTCTTGACGCAGTGGAATTTTCCTGATCGGCTCCGATTGGCCGTGGCTGGAAGCGATGACCCCTCTCGCATTCCACAAGGAGATGAACGCGCAAAATTTGTTTACTGTGTGTCGCTGGCAGGGAAAATTGCGGAAATCTTTTTACGCGACTCTCACGGCACCTACCTCCAAGCGGTCAGGGAGGATGCCCATACTTCGCTGAATCTCACTTCAGCGGGGCTCATGGAAGTTTTGGAAACAACACAAGGGCTTCTTCCGGAAACAGAGAAAATATTCCGGACTGACTTAGAAACCTGGACCGACCCTCAAGCCATTCTGGAGAAAGCCAGGGAGGCACTTCTTCTCAGAAGCCTTCAAACTATCAAGGAAGTTCAGGAGCTTCAACAGAATAACGCCGCCATGGAAGCCAAGTTTCACAATTTGGAAGAAATCCACCGTCACGACCCCCTCACCGGGGCATTGACAAGAGCCTCCCTGGATAAATACTTAGAAACCTCTTTTAAACACGCTCTCGCCAGCAATGAATGTTTGACGCTGGTATTTGGGGACTTAGATAAATTTAAATCCGTCAATGATACCTATGGTCACCAGGCAGGGGATATGGTTCTTCAATCTACCGCCCATCTCTTACGATCGAACCTTCGCACGACCGATTCGGTCGGACGCTACGGTGGAGAAGAGTTCGTGCTCATACTGCCAAAAGCTTCATCAACCACCGCCATTATGGTTTGCGAGAGAATCCTCTCAGCGTTTCGAGACACCACTCATGAAATAGCCGAAGACAGACGCATCAACGTTACCATTTCTCTTGGAATCGCAACCCACACGCCTGATCACCCCTATCCGACTATCACCAATTTACTCCATGATGCAGATGAAGCCGTCTATTATTCAAAAATACACGGTGGCAACAGACACACCTCCTATGACAAAATACAAACTGAACAATCAGTTTGA
- a CDS encoding isoaspartyl peptidase/L-asparaginase family protein: MLKSTPIPTPKVLIHGGAGSRQPTHNQSVCLTEALMKGYECLKTGHSSLDAVETMIRYLEESGLFNAGRGSLRQLDGIQRMDASIMDGQTISAGGVAGLEGYLHPICAARRIMTDTDHVLIVGSHANRLAGHFGLARLVHLKGSTPLKNKGSSRNTINPKSQALYRQLGLYDTVGAVALDCAGHLAAGASTGGVAVMLPGRVGDTPLIGAGVYADDTAGAISMTGLGESIIRTGMAKHLAILLELGWTPARAANYALKALVSRIQGEAGCLILDRSGKFAIRHTTPWMSAGYWNGRGKPVVKNRFP, encoded by the coding sequence TTGCTTAAATCAACACCTATCCCCACACCCAAAGTCCTGATCCATGGGGGAGCAGGCTCCCGACAACCAACCCACAATCAGTCAGTTTGTCTGACAGAGGCACTCATGAAGGGATATGAATGCCTCAAGACAGGGCATTCATCATTAGATGCGGTAGAAACCATGATCCGTTACCTGGAGGAATCGGGATTGTTTAATGCCGGGCGAGGATCGCTTCGACAACTCGACGGGATTCAACGGATGGACGCATCGATCATGGACGGGCAGACCATATCGGCTGGCGGTGTAGCAGGGCTGGAAGGATATCTTCATCCAATCTGCGCCGCGCGACGGATCATGACCGACACCGACCATGTATTGATAGTCGGCTCACATGCCAATCGATTGGCCGGGCATTTTGGTTTAGCTCGATTGGTCCATTTGAAGGGTTCGACTCCATTGAAAAACAAAGGAAGTTCACGAAACACGATTAATCCTAAATCCCAAGCACTTTACCGTCAGTTAGGATTGTATGACACCGTCGGTGCCGTCGCCTTGGACTGTGCCGGCCATCTTGCCGCAGGGGCCTCAACAGGGGGAGTTGCGGTCATGTTACCTGGCCGTGTAGGAGATACCCCCTTAATCGGCGCGGGAGTGTATGCCGATGATACCGCCGGTGCCATTTCCATGACGGGCTTAGGAGAATCCATCATACGAACCGGCATGGCCAAACATCTGGCTATCCTGCTGGAGCTAGGCTGGACACCCGCAAGAGCTGCCAACTATGCACTCAAGGCACTCGTCAGTCGAATACAGGGGGAGGCCGGATGCCTCATCCTTGATCGCTCTGGCAAGTTTGCGATTCGGCATACCACCCCATGGATGAGCGCCGGGTATTGGAACGGCCGTGGTAAGCCTGTCGTCAAAAACCGTTTTCCCTGA
- a CDS encoding VOC family protein — translation MSSSTFHLSIPVKDIESTKEFYVQGLGCGSGRQSSVAITLNFHGHQIVGHVTKDLGPQQTSIYPRHFGLICRTEEEWNELRNRAQTNSLIFFREPSRRFPGTPLEHLTFFLEDPSHNLLEFKYYLNANAIFGEETFSQIGDAHERNG, via the coding sequence ATGTCCTCTTCCACCTTTCATCTCTCCATTCCGGTTAAGGATATCGAATCCACGAAAGAATTTTATGTTCAAGGACTGGGATGCGGCTCGGGCCGCCAGTCTTCCGTCGCCATCACATTAAATTTCCATGGCCACCAAATTGTGGGCCATGTGACCAAGGACCTTGGCCCCCAACAAACAAGCATCTACCCCCGACATTTCGGGTTAATCTGCCGGACAGAAGAGGAATGGAATGAACTTCGAAATCGGGCCCAAACGAATAGCCTCATATTTTTTCGGGAGCCCAGTCGACGTTTTCCTGGGACTCCTCTCGAACACTTAACGTTTTTCCTGGAAGATCCGTCGCATAATCTGCTTGAATTCAAATATTACCTCAATGCGAATGCCATCTTCGGGGAGGAGACTTTTTCTCAAATTGGCGACGCCCATGAACGGAATGGGTAG
- the ruvA gene encoding Holliday junction branch migration protein RuvA, whose protein sequence is MIASLSGTLFSKTPQDAVISVQGVGYHVFIALSTYFSLPEINSTVQVFVSTHLRNDTIQLFGFSTTEEKQAFSLLTTISGVGPKLALSALSTLSIRDLCTAIETGDLETLASIPGVGKKSASRIVLELKDKTNRIMLTNSHEPSPAPTEPTNFLQEEAASALINLGYRAQEVKKAMNLATAKLDEHYELEDLIRTTLKELAKG, encoded by the coding sequence ATGATCGCCTCACTGTCAGGAACTCTCTTTTCCAAAACGCCACAAGACGCCGTAATTTCTGTGCAGGGCGTGGGCTATCATGTATTTATTGCCCTTTCCACCTATTTCAGCCTGCCTGAAATCAATTCCACCGTGCAAGTTTTTGTCTCCACCCACTTGCGGAATGACACCATTCAGCTTTTTGGATTTTCCACCACTGAAGAGAAACAAGCTTTTTCACTTCTTACCACCATCAGCGGGGTCGGACCGAAACTCGCCCTGAGTGCCTTATCGACCCTTTCCATCCGAGATTTGTGTACAGCAATTGAAACTGGTGATCTTGAAACCTTAGCTTCCATTCCCGGAGTTGGAAAAAAATCGGCGAGTCGAATCGTGCTGGAGTTAAAAGACAAAACCAATCGCATCATGCTTACGAATTCCCACGAGCCCTCTCCAGCTCCGACCGAACCGACCAATTTTCTCCAGGAGGAAGCCGCCTCCGCCCTCATCAATTTGGGATATCGCGCCCAAGAAGTCAAAAAAGCCATGAATCTCGCGACGGCTAAATTGGACGAACACTACGAACTTGAAGACCTCATCCGCACAACCCTCAAAGAATTAGCTAAAGGGTAA
- a CDS encoding RrF2 family transcriptional regulator: MNKFPIKVTYGIMATIELAKQDRSIPLQAKIIAQRQGIPSRFIEQILQHLKQAGIIRSLRGAQGGYTLAQHPSQISLADLVNSMNGWATEPLLQHGHTNGHSESRQVPNVLLSNIWQQVQEAEQAVLRGISLQKLVEQYQTLETQRCLMYHI; the protein is encoded by the coding sequence ATGAACAAGTTTCCTATCAAAGTCACCTATGGAATTATGGCCACAATCGAGCTAGCAAAGCAGGACAGATCCATACCGCTTCAAGCCAAAATCATCGCTCAGCGACAGGGGATACCCTCTCGCTTTATTGAACAAATCCTTCAGCACTTGAAACAAGCCGGGATTATTAGGAGCCTTCGAGGAGCACAAGGAGGGTATACCCTGGCACAACACCCCAGTCAGATTTCCCTTGCGGATTTAGTCAATTCAATGAATGGGTGGGCGACAGAACCATTGCTCCAACATGGGCACACCAACGGTCATTCGGAAAGCCGACAGGTTCCGAACGTCTTACTTTCAAATATTTGGCAACAGGTTCAAGAGGCGGAGCAGGCAGTTCTGCGGGGCATTTCCTTACAAAAATTGGTCGAACAATATCAAACGCTCGAAACCCAGCGCTGCCTGATGTATCATATTTAG
- the murJ gene encoding murein biosynthesis integral membrane protein MurJ — protein MSQSAQPPPAPSSPQGEAHHISRAAGLIGGATFCSRILGFIRDVTLANLFGANASADAFYIAYRIPNLLRELFAEGSMSSAFIPVFTEYHSTRSKQETWELASAAFTTLLTLVTLVTLMGIVAAPSLVWLLAPGLHGQANQLATTTLLTQIMFPYLLFVSLAALAMGILNSLHSFAVPALAPVFFNLCVIFFAVAVSPLFDQAILAVAIGIVVGGLAQFLMQLPSLHKHNFPLSWNFHPGHPGVKRMGFLLIPSLLGLAVTQINLTISTILASYFQGGPTYLFYGMRLIQFPLGIFGVAMATAILPTLSGQAARGALHELRETVNFGLRMVLFIILPSMVGLILLRIPIIHVFFEHGAFSAMDTLGTASALLGFSIGLWAFASYRILATAFYSLQDTKTPAIVAVASVGLNIGLSLWLMQWLQYTGLALATACAAMGNTLILLTILGNRLQGLLWKTLGLSLVRTGIALLPLIAVSLWIAGFPLWQTTGQSLEKFAWLTLALVASTIGYFSVHHVFKSEELIHLTLMLRRKIRKPTSTT, from the coding sequence ATGTCCCAATCAGCTCAACCTCCACCAGCTCCGTCATCTCCTCAAGGAGAGGCTCATCATATTAGCCGTGCGGCCGGCCTGATCGGCGGAGCCACTTTCTGCAGTCGGATTCTCGGATTTATTCGAGATGTCACTCTCGCCAATTTGTTTGGCGCCAACGCTTCAGCAGACGCCTTTTATATCGCCTATCGAATTCCCAATCTGTTGCGAGAACTTTTTGCGGAAGGGTCCATGTCTTCCGCCTTTATCCCGGTATTCACCGAATATCATTCGACCCGCTCCAAGCAGGAAACCTGGGAATTAGCCAGCGCAGCATTCACCACGCTCCTGACGCTCGTGACCCTTGTCACCTTAATGGGCATCGTTGCCGCTCCGAGTCTCGTCTGGCTTCTTGCGCCAGGCCTCCATGGGCAAGCGAATCAACTCGCCACGACCACGCTCCTCACGCAGATCATGTTTCCCTATTTACTCTTCGTGAGTCTTGCGGCTCTGGCCATGGGAATACTCAATTCCCTCCATTCATTTGCGGTTCCTGCCTTGGCTCCTGTCTTTTTCAATCTGTGTGTCATTTTCTTTGCAGTAGCCGTTTCGCCGTTATTTGATCAGGCGATTCTGGCTGTAGCCATTGGCATTGTGGTGGGAGGCCTCGCTCAATTCCTCATGCAATTGCCCAGTTTGCACAAGCATAATTTCCCATTGTCCTGGAATTTTCATCCGGGCCATCCCGGAGTGAAACGAATGGGCTTTCTGCTCATTCCTTCTCTGTTAGGCTTAGCTGTGACCCAAATCAATCTCACCATCAGCACAATTTTAGCTTCGTATTTTCAAGGAGGCCCCACGTATCTGTTTTATGGCATGCGCCTCATTCAATTCCCGTTAGGGATATTTGGTGTGGCAATGGCCACGGCCATTTTGCCAACCTTATCCGGCCAAGCAGCCCGTGGAGCCCTTCATGAACTACGGGAAACGGTAAATTTCGGGTTACGCATGGTGCTTTTTATCATCCTTCCATCAATGGTTGGGCTGATCCTATTACGCATACCCATTATTCATGTGTTTTTCGAGCATGGCGCCTTTTCGGCCATGGACACACTGGGAACCGCTTCGGCCCTTCTCGGCTTTTCAATCGGATTGTGGGCATTCGCCAGTTATCGAATTCTGGCAACCGCGTTTTATTCCCTTCAAGATACGAAAACACCCGCCATCGTGGCTGTAGCTTCGGTTGGCCTCAACATTGGGCTGTCATTATGGCTTATGCAATGGCTTCAATACACCGGGTTAGCCCTGGCGACCGCATGTGCCGCAATGGGGAACACCCTTATCTTACTGACCATTTTGGGGAACCGGCTTCAGGGGTTACTGTGGAAAACACTCGGCCTATCCCTGGTCCGCACAGGAATAGCCCTTCTCCCTCTCATTGCCGTTTCTCTCTGGATTGCAGGATTCCCGCTATGGCAGACAACAGGACAGAGCCTCGAAAAATTTGCCTGGTTGACTCTGGCGCTTGTTGCAAGCACGATTGGATATTTTTCCGTTCACCATGTATTCAAGTCAGAGGAGCTCATCCACCTGACGCTCATGTTGCGACGAAAGATACGCAAACCAACTTCTACAACGTAA
- the bcp gene encoding thioredoxin-dependent thiol peroxidase, whose protein sequence is MASKEKKTQPKKKGPLQLKTKVAAKKKAAPKRSSSKSQGLASGSRNPSTKIKTASTPKTKKPAQQSPRTAGTAELQVGDPAPAFSLPDDTGRIVNSSELRGKKVVVYFYPKDDTPGCTTEACCFRDGIQELRKSGAVVFGVSADSVSSHRKFSDKFQLNFPLLSDESKAMIQAYGVWKEKSMYGRKYMGIERTTVVINEDGTIRSIFPKVKVNGHFTEVLQALR, encoded by the coding sequence ATGGCATCCAAAGAAAAAAAAACCCAGCCTAAGAAGAAGGGACCATTACAATTAAAAACAAAGGTAGCTGCAAAAAAGAAAGCAGCACCAAAGCGTTCCTCATCAAAGAGTCAGGGCCTGGCTTCAGGGTCTCGAAACCCCTCAACGAAAATCAAAACGGCATCTACCCCTAAAACGAAAAAACCGGCTCAACAGAGTCCACGCACAGCGGGGACGGCTGAGTTGCAGGTTGGGGATCCTGCTCCTGCTTTTTCTCTTCCCGATGATACGGGACGCATCGTGAATTCATCGGAGCTTCGAGGGAAAAAAGTAGTTGTGTACTTCTACCCGAAAGATGACACGCCCGGCTGTACGACAGAAGCCTGCTGCTTTCGGGATGGTATTCAGGAATTGAGAAAGAGCGGAGCGGTCGTGTTCGGAGTGAGTGCGGATTCGGTCTCCTCTCACCGGAAGTTTTCCGATAAGTTTCAACTCAATTTTCCCTTGTTAAGTGATGAGTCTAAGGCCATGATTCAGGCCTATGGAGTTTGGAAAGAAAAGTCAATGTATGGTCGGAAATATATGGGGATTGAACGAACAACAGTGGTGATTAATGAGGATGGGACCATAAGGAGTATATTTCCCAAGGTCAAAGTGAACGGGCATTTTACGGAAGTGCTTCAAGCCCTCAGATAG
- a CDS encoding spermidine synthase, with translation MTQSSLPRWWCFATAFSTGAVVMALEILGSRLLAPVFGSSLFVWGALIGVVLAAMSSGYAAGGWLADRYAPQRVLAGLLLLSGTWTLLLAWAGQPVVFGVARWIQDPRWGPCFAASVLLAVPAFGLSGVLPALLRLAIGDMGHLGRHTGGMIAVSTIGSLIGTWGTSFYLLTWLGSATLVAILGVVQVCLGLWWIFRVGILQPSLQALLLAGVAGMTWMGFHPVSILPPAIYQEDSPYQQVRVSENDLFRYLILDNTFHAVMWKATPESLALPYSQVMMGVLPVVENPKRGLILGHGGGSLAKWLGRNWPDLELDVVEMDPSVVRAAERYFGYTPPLNHHVYVEDARTFLRNNPLQYDVVWVDVFARHLIPFHVTTQEFFEELRKHVHPEGAVAVNLASSDSPANVRRAQAVLTTMQLAFPEVVSYGVAGPEWLDTKKGSVNLIFFGGKPVSVMRGPQFLDVLVRQMNRDRFPPEGIAFFMSQEPVLLAPGQILTDDFSPLDLLQGEG, from the coding sequence TTGACTCAATCCAGTCTGCCACGATGGTGGTGCTTTGCGACTGCCTTTTCTACGGGTGCGGTGGTGATGGCGCTGGAAATTTTAGGAAGTCGACTTCTCGCCCCGGTTTTTGGCAGTTCACTATTTGTCTGGGGCGCGCTGATCGGGGTGGTCCTGGCTGCCATGAGCAGTGGGTATGCGGCCGGAGGGTGGCTGGCTGATCGGTATGCTCCGCAGAGGGTTCTGGCTGGGCTGTTGTTGTTGTCCGGCACTTGGACCTTATTATTGGCATGGGCAGGGCAGCCCGTAGTTTTTGGAGTGGCCCGATGGATTCAGGATCCTCGCTGGGGGCCATGTTTTGCAGCCAGTGTGCTATTGGCGGTTCCGGCATTTGGATTGAGCGGCGTTCTCCCGGCCCTCTTGCGTTTGGCTATTGGGGATATGGGGCATCTTGGACGTCATACCGGTGGCATGATTGCGGTTTCAACTATTGGAAGCCTCATCGGAACGTGGGGGACGTCCTTTTATCTTTTAACCTGGCTGGGTAGTGCTACATTGGTCGCTATCCTTGGCGTGGTTCAGGTATGTCTTGGTCTATGGTGGATATTCAGAGTTGGAATACTCCAGCCGAGTCTACAGGCCCTGCTTCTTGCGGGAGTAGCCGGAATGACCTGGATGGGTTTTCATCCGGTCAGCATTTTGCCACCGGCCATTTATCAGGAGGATAGCCCGTACCAACAGGTTAGAGTGAGTGAAAATGATTTATTCCGTTATCTCATTTTGGACAATACCTTTCACGCGGTGATGTGGAAAGCGACCCCGGAATCTCTTGCCTTGCCCTATAGCCAAGTCATGATGGGTGTATTGCCGGTTGTCGAGAATCCTAAGCGAGGATTGATTTTAGGTCATGGCGGAGGATCCTTGGCAAAGTGGTTAGGGAGGAACTGGCCGGATTTGGAATTAGATGTGGTCGAAATGGATCCGTCTGTTGTTCGAGCTGCTGAACGGTATTTTGGTTATACGCCACCGCTCAACCATCATGTTTATGTGGAGGATGCCCGCACGTTTTTACGAAATAATCCTCTCCAATATGATGTGGTGTGGGTCGATGTATTTGCCAGGCATCTCATTCCGTTCCATGTCACGACTCAGGAATTCTTTGAGGAATTACGAAAGCATGTGCATCCAGAAGGCGCGGTTGCTGTTAATCTGGCGTCTTCCGATTCGCCCGCAAATGTTCGTCGTGCACAAGCGGTGTTGACCACGATGCAACTGGCATTTCCTGAAGTGGTGTCCTACGGTGTCGCAGGCCCTGAATGGTTAGATACAAAAAAAGGTTCCGTGAACCTGATTTTTTTTGGTGGGAAACCTGTCTCCGTCATGCGTGGTCCGCAGTTTTTGGATGTTCTAGTCCGCCAGATGAATCGTGATCGATTTCCGCCAGAAGGGATTGCATTTTTCATGTCGCAGGAGCCGGTCCTTCTGGCTCCTGGGCAGATTCTGACTGATGATTTCTCTCCGCTAGATTTACTTCAAGGAGAAGGGTAA
- a CDS encoding FG-GAP repeat domain-containing protein gives MAYPASIIAPSQPPHSGERQEELYSSQSLWARLVIPLGLLGLLSLVGCPTREEYNPPDLIYHYLDIPVGKNPTSIRASDFNGDGFTDLITSNIQGNSLSLLLGKGDGSFQDQKTISACQEPRNVAVDDFNLDHVPDFVVACSGDNHALVFLGQGDGTFLRGAQYLVHRTPVSIATGDFNEDFLPDLAVALRNDKIQILLGMGNGKFRLGPLYEYGDTPTSVATEDLNGDKHLDLAVTNGGPMSHAVSIWLGLGDGTFQAPTDYRTGKRPLGVSFGDFNTDRAIDLLVINGEMNTITVFLGNGDGTFQEGRESGGDAGPNFGVAQDFDGDKVPDVAVANIQSGSISLLFGKGDGTFHYPPRDYPTPHAPFALTTLSIATDRGEEPGLAVVNNASSNVSIFLHHGLNIRKGQFPATPS, from the coding sequence ATGGCTTATCCTGCATCTATAATTGCACCCTCTCAACCCCCACATTCTGGAGAAAGGCAAGAAGAATTGTATTCCAGTCAATCTTTGTGGGCTCGACTTGTCATTCCTCTGGGCCTTTTGGGCCTACTGTCTTTGGTCGGTTGTCCTACGCGTGAAGAGTACAATCCTCCTGATCTGATTTATCATTATTTAGATATTCCGGTCGGTAAAAACCCTACGTCAATCCGGGCCAGTGATTTTAACGGTGATGGGTTTACGGATTTGATTACCAGCAATATTCAGGGAAATTCCTTGTCACTGCTGTTGGGAAAGGGGGACGGGAGTTTTCAGGACCAAAAAACGATTTCTGCCTGCCAGGAGCCGAGGAATGTGGCTGTGGATGATTTTAATCTGGACCACGTGCCGGATTTCGTTGTGGCGTGCTCCGGGGATAATCATGCTCTCGTGTTTTTGGGACAAGGCGATGGCACTTTTTTGCGTGGGGCCCAATACCTGGTTCATCGTACGCCAGTGAGTATTGCCACAGGAGATTTTAATGAAGATTTTCTTCCTGATTTAGCGGTGGCCCTCCGCAACGACAAAATCCAAATCCTGTTGGGTATGGGGAACGGCAAATTTCGATTGGGACCGTTATATGAATATGGAGATACACCTACCTCTGTGGCTACCGAAGATTTGAATGGGGATAAACATTTGGATTTGGCCGTGACCAATGGAGGGCCGATGAGTCATGCGGTGTCGATCTGGCTGGGTTTGGGGGATGGCACCTTCCAAGCTCCAACTGACTATCGAACTGGCAAGCGGCCATTGGGAGTCTCCTTTGGAGACTTCAATACTGATCGTGCCATAGATCTTCTCGTGATTAACGGTGAAATGAACACCATTACCGTGTTTTTAGGAAACGGGGATGGGACTTTTCAGGAGGGAAGGGAGTCGGGCGGTGATGCCGGTCCAAATTTTGGAGTGGCTCAGGATTTTGATGGCGACAAAGTTCCGGATGTGGCCGTTGCCAATATTCAATCCGGAAGTATTTCATTGCTATTTGGGAAGGGCGATGGAACCTTTCATTATCCTCCAAGAGATTATCCCACTCCGCATGCCCCATTTGCATTAACCACCCTATCGATTGCCACCGATCGGGGGGAAGAACCGGGATTAGCGGTCGTGAATAATGCCTCAAGTAATGTCTCTATTTTTTTACATCATGGGTTGAATATCCGGAAGGGCCAATTCCCGGCAACTCCTTCTTAA
- a CDS encoding YebC/PmpR family DNA-binding transcriptional regulator — translation MGGHSHWSTIKRHKGAQDAKRGKIFTRVIREISIAARSGGDPDGNPALRQAIAKSKEVNMPADTVKRAIQRGTGELPGMQFEEFMLEGYGPGGTALLLEISTDKRNRTVAEVRNILTKNNGTMAEAGAVAWQFQKKGLLVIENQAVTEEQLFELALEAGAEDVKQTPTGFEVISEPANFEAVKEAIQKAQIETSLSELTFIAQNHIQLEGRDAEQALKLMDLLEENEDVSKVHANFEISDELMEKMAADSA, via the coding sequence ATGGGTGGACATAGTCATTGGTCAACAATTAAGCGCCACAAAGGCGCACAAGATGCCAAGCGGGGGAAAATTTTTACCCGCGTGATCCGTGAGATTTCCATTGCCGCTCGTAGCGGCGGCGACCCGGACGGCAATCCTGCCTTACGCCAAGCTATTGCAAAATCCAAAGAAGTGAATATGCCAGCCGATACCGTCAAACGGGCTATTCAGCGAGGGACCGGAGAACTTCCGGGAATGCAATTCGAAGAGTTTATGTTGGAGGGCTATGGACCAGGAGGCACGGCACTTCTTCTAGAAATTTCAACCGACAAACGTAATCGGACGGTAGCCGAAGTTCGAAATATTCTCACCAAAAATAATGGGACGATGGCCGAAGCCGGCGCAGTCGCCTGGCAATTCCAAAAAAAAGGGTTACTGGTTATCGAAAACCAGGCGGTGACTGAAGAACAACTATTCGAGCTAGCACTGGAAGCCGGAGCTGAAGACGTGAAACAAACTCCCACCGGATTTGAGGTCATTTCTGAACCAGCAAATTTTGAAGCCGTCAAGGAAGCAATACAGAAGGCTCAGATTGAAACCAGTCTGTCCGAGCTAACCTTTATCGCACAAAACCACATTCAACTTGAAGGCAGAGATGCAGAGCAAGCCTTAAAACTCATGGATCTCCTGGAAGAGAACGAAGACGTGTCCAAGGTCCATGCCAACTTTGAGATATCTGACGAATTGATGGAGAAAATGGCTGCCGACAGTGCCTAG
- the dtd gene encoding D-aminoacyl-tRNA deacylase yields the protein MIAVIQRVRQASVTVESQVIARINRGLVILLGVAQGDTEQDVSFMVQKIPRLRIFPDPQGKITDALQDINGELLLISQFTLLANTEKGRRPSFESAAPPEQARLRYQELLEQFRALDLSVQAGMFGKTMVVSLDNDGPMTLILDSRAGKGVNKVKNLLHQADRHT from the coding sequence ATGATTGCCGTTATTCAACGCGTCAGACAGGCTTCAGTCACAGTGGAAAGCCAAGTTATCGCCCGCATCAACCGGGGGCTCGTCATTCTGTTAGGTGTGGCCCAAGGCGATACCGAACAAGACGTGTCCTTCATGGTCCAGAAAATTCCTCGCCTACGAATTTTCCCGGACCCACAAGGGAAAATCACTGATGCCCTTCAAGACATCAATGGCGAACTCCTCCTGATCTCTCAATTTACCTTACTGGCTAATACCGAAAAAGGACGACGCCCAAGCTTTGAATCGGCAGCGCCTCCGGAACAAGCCCGGTTGCGATATCAGGAATTACTGGAACAATTCCGAGCCCTCGATCTGTCTGTACAAGCAGGAATGTTTGGTAAGACAATGGTCGTGTCACTGGACAATGACGGTCCAATGACCCTCATCCTGGACAGCAGGGCAGGCAAAGGAGTAAATAAGGTTAAGAACCTCTTACATCAGGCCGATAGACATACATAG